A region of the Myxococcus stipitatus DSM 14675 genome:
CACCGTCTCGCGCCATCAACTCCTGCTCGGAGTCGAGCTGCCCCGAGCAGGCAAGGGCCGCACCAGACTCGAACTCTTCGGCGTCCTCTCGGACCTCCGACTGCGCAACAACTTCACGGGCTTTCGAGTCGACCCGAGAGGCGACGGCCTCGAGCAGACCAATGACGCCACGGTGCTGGGAGCGCGCGCGGAGCATCGCCGCAACGTGACGGCGTTCGGCCGCCCCGTGACGCTGGAGCTCGGCCTCGGAGCAAGACGCGACGGCGTCGAGCAGACCCAGCGCCGCTACCGCGAATCCGACGGGACCTTCTTCTCGGACGAAGTCGACGCACGCTTCACCCAGACCGATGTCTGGGGTTGGGCCGAAGGCCAGATGTCCCTCGGCCGCTGGTCCCTCCGAGTGGGCGGACGCGCGGACGGCCTGGGTGTCGAGGTCTTCGACGCACTCGCCTTCCGAGACCCGCGCTTCTACGACGGACAAGGCTACTCGCGCAGCGCCTTCGGAGTGCACCTCGGCGCGAAGGCGGGCCTCGAGTACGCCCTGTCGGACGAGTCCGACACCTGGCGCTTCTTCGCCAGCTACGGCGACGGCTTCCGCTCTCCACAGGCCCGCAGCCTCTCCGAGGGAGAACGCGCCCCCTTCGTCTCCGTCCACGGCGCGGAGCTGGGCGCGCGAAAGGACGGAGAGCGCTGGGCGCTCCAGCTCAGCCTCTTCGGCTCGCAAGTCGAGAACGACTTCTTCTTCGACCACACCGTGGGCACCACCGTGTACACGGGAGAGACGCTGCGCACCGGGCTCACGGCCTCGCTGCAAGCGCGCCCCGTGCCCGGCCTGGTCGCCGCGCTCAGTGGCACCGTGGCACACGCCTACGTGAAGGCCACGGACACGATGCTCCCCTACTTCGCTCCGTTCGTCGGCCGCGCCGAAGTCGGCTGGGAACGTCCCCTCGAGTGGTCCTGGCTGGGCGGAGAGAAGACCACCCTCTCCCTGGGTACCGGGCTGACGTTCATCGGCCCGCGCCCCCTGCCCTTCGACGAACGAAGCCGCACGGTGTTCCTCACCGACGTGGACGTGGCCCTGCGCCGAGGCGAGCTGGGCCTGCGCCTGGAGGTGATGAACCTCCTGGACTCGCGCTGGAGGGACGGCGAGTTCGTCTACAGCTCGCGCTTCGACCCGAACGCCCCGGCCAGCCTCGTGCCGGCCAGACATTTCACCGCGGGGTCGCCCAGGACGGCCTCGCTCACCCTGGAGGTCCATCTATGAATCGCAGAGGCATGCTGAGAGGAGCGCTGGCGCTGGCCACCGTGTCCGCGCTCTCACTGGGCTGTGGCAGCGAAGCGGAGCGCCGCGCCTTCACCGTGGAGACAACAGCCATCGCGCTGTCACAGCAACCCAATGAACGGGGCTGGAGAATCACCCTCGACACCGCGCAGGTCTCCCTCGGCCCGGTGCGCTTCTTCGAGGGCCGCGTGTTGC
Encoded here:
- a CDS encoding TonB-dependent receptor domain-containing protein translates to MRVRVLAVVSTCFLASSLPCLAMAQDAAVRPEALAASPANPTERIEAPTSPQAERASAVATISDPPSTAARNTETSPLAQSEAPSTAQRAEEESALSQSEAPSTAQQHTDSPPPSQTTTATEPTESAPQPATSTVVRGTRTARSASEVTLGRDILDAAPRSGAVDLLRAVPGLVASQHSGEGKAHQLFLRGFDALHGQDVEIDVAGLPVNEVSHIHALGYADLNFVIPEVVQSIEVTEGSYRASQGDFAVAGTMRLDLGVREQGVHIAGTLGQYRQRRLVATVRPGEDPGTFAAVELGEGKGFGAQRGYGRAALLAQATAKLGDGFTVRALGGSYVTRFDSPGVVREDHLLTGASDFFSASAPRQGGTVSRHQLLLGVELPRAGKGRTRLELFGVLSDLRLRNNFTGFRVDPRGDGLEQTNDATVLGARAEHRRNVTAFGRPVTLELGLGARRDGVEQTQRRYRESDGTFFSDEVDARFTQTDVWGWAEGQMSLGRWSLRVGGRADGLGVEVFDALAFRDPRFYDGQGYSRSAFGVHLGAKAGLEYALSDESDTWRFFASYGDGFRSPQARSLSEGERAPFVSVHGAELGARKDGERWALQLSLFGSQVENDFFFDHTVGTTVYTGETLRTGLTASLQARPVPGLVAALSGTVAHAYVKATDTMLPYFAPFVGRAEVGWERPLEWSWLGGEKTTLSLGTGLTFIGPRPLPFDERSRTVFLTDVDVALRRGELGLRLEVMNLLDSRWRDGEFVYSSRFDPNAPASLVPARHFTAGSPRTASLTLEVHL